The following proteins come from a genomic window of Falco rusticolus isolate bFalRus1 chromosome 9, bFalRus1.pri, whole genome shotgun sequence:
- the GAPVD1 gene encoding GTPase-activating protein and VPS9 domain-containing protein 1 isoform X1, which produces MRWSSSQSEYCVTHSLPKMVKLDIHTLAHHLKQERLYVNSEKQLIQRLNADVLKTAEKLYRTAWISKQQRINLDRLIITSAEASPAECCQHAKILEDTQFVDGYKQLGFQETAYGEFLNRLRENPRLIASCLVAGEKLNQDNTQSVIHTVFTSIYGNCIMQEDESYLLQVLRYLIEFELKESDNPRRLLRRGTCAFSILFKLFSEGLFSAKLFLTATLHEPIMQLLVEDEDHLETDPNKLIERFSPVQQEKLFGEKGTEKFKQRVQEMVDSNEAKLVTLVNKFIGYLKQNTYCFPHSLRWIVSQMYKTLSCVDRLEVGEVRAMCTDLLLACFICPAIVNPEQYGIISDAPINEVARFNLMQVGRLLQQLAMTGSEEGDPRMKSNLAKFDKSCVAAFLDVVIDGRAVETPPMSSVNLLEGLSRTVVYMTYSQLTTLVGFMRNVMSSDQLKEDRMALENLLANLPQNKPGKSSSLEMTPYNTPQLSPATTPANKKNRLPIGQQLAAITAWDTSATNLSAHITLVTPFATRSRSRSNILMDQHGDHEGSSQETIPEVQPEEVLVISLGTGPQITPGMMSENEVLNMQLADGGQGDVPVDENKLHGKPDKTLRFSLCSDNLEGISEGPSNRSNSVSSLDLEGESVSELGAGPSGSNGVEALQLLEHEQATTQDNLDDKLRKFEIRDMMGLTDDRDISETVSETWSTDVLGSDFDPNIDEDRLQEIAGAAAENMLGSLLCLPGSGSVLLDPCTGSTISETTSEAWSVEVLPSDSEAPDLKQEERLQELESCSGLGSTSDDTDVREVSSRPSTPGLSVVSGISATSEDIPNKIEDLRSECSSDFGGKDSVTSPDMDETAHGASHLTSPPSQTDSLLALFDPLSSNDGVLAVVRPKVHYARPSHPPPDPPILEGAMGGNEARLPNFGSHSLIPTDLEAFKQRHSYPERLVRSRSSDIVSSVRRPMSDPGWNRRPGNEERELPMPTTNTGAAVLVAASQSSSSSPSKDSSRGETAILQIEERKDSDDEKSDRNKPWWRKRFVSAMPKAPIPFRKKEKQEKDKDDMVPDRYSALQDDPSPRLNAQAQAAEDILDKYRNAIKRTSPSEGAIVNYDSAEAIGDGESMHDSPRDEALQNMSADDLPDSASQVAQPQSSAFSYRDAKKKLRLALCSADSVAFPMLTHSTRNGLPDHTDPEDNEIVCFLKVQLAEAINLQDKNLMAQLQETMRCVSRFDNRTCRKLLASIAEDYRKRAPYIAYLTRCRQGLQTTQAHLERLLQRVLRDKEVANRYFTTVCVRLLLESKEKKIREFIQDFQKLTAADDKTAQVEDFLQFLYGAMAQDAIWQNASEEQLQDAQLAIERSVMNRIFKLAFYPNQDGDILRDQVLHEHIQRLSKVVTANHKALQIPEVYLREAPWPSAQSEIRTISAYKTPRDKVQCILRMCSTIMNLLSLANEDSVPGADDFVPVLVFVLIKANPPCLLSTVQYISSFYANCLSGEESYWWMQFTAAVEFIKTIDDRK; this is translated from the exons ATGAGGTGGTCCTCTTCACAGAG tgAGTACTGTGTAACCCACTCGCTGCCCAAGATGGTGAAGCTAGATATACACACGCTGGCTCATCACCTCAAGCAGGAACGGCTGTATGTAAACTCAGAAAAGCAACTTATTCAAAGGCTCAATGCAGATGTATTGAAGACAGCTGAAAAGCTGTACCGCACGGCATGGATTTCCAAGCAGCAAAGGATTAACTTGGACAGACTTATCATAACAAG tgctGAAGCTTCTCCTGCTGAATGTTGCCAGCATGCTAAAATCTTGGAGGACACGCAGTTTGTGGACGGATATAAGCAGTTGGGATTTCAGGAGACTGCTTATGGAGAATTCCTAAACAGATTGAGAGAGAACCCTAGGCTTATTGCATCCTGTCTGGTTGCTGGAGAGAAGCTCAACCAGGACAACACTCAGAGCGTCATTCACACGGTCTTCACCTCCATTTATGGCAACTGCATCATGCAGGAGGATGAGAGCTACCTCCTCCAGGTCCTCCGGTACTTGATTGAATTTGAACTCAAGGAAAGTGACAACCCTAGGCGGCTGTTGAGACGAGGCACCTGTGCGTTCAGCATCTTATTCAAACTCTTCTCTGAAGGActcttttctgcaaaactttttCTTACTGCAACTTTACATGAGCCAATCATGCAGCTTCTGGTCGAAGATGAAGACCACTTGGAAACTGATCCAAACAAATTAATTGAGAGATTCTCCCCAGTACAACAGGAAAAGTTGTTTGgagaaaaaggcacagaaaagtTCAAGCAAAGAGTCCAAGAGATGGTTGACTCTAATGAGGCCAAGCTGGTGACCTTGGTGAACAAATTCATTGGCTATCTCAAACAAAACACGTACTGTTTTCCTCACAGCTTGAGATGGATTGTGTCACAAATGTACAAAACGCTGTCGTGTGTAGACAGGCTGGAGGTTGGGGAGGTCAGAGCAATGTGCACAGATCTTCTTCTAGCGTGTTTCATCTGTCCTGCAATTGTTAACCCAGAACAGTATGGGATAATTTCTGATGCTCCTATAAATGAGGTGGCAAGATTTAATCTGATGCAG gttGGGAGACTTCTGCAGCAATTGGCAATGACAGGTTCTGAAGAGGGAGATCCACGCATGAAGAGCAACCTTGCTAAATTTGACAAG agctgtgttgCTGCTTTCCTGGACGTAGTTATTGATGGGCGTGCAGTTGAAACTCCTCCAATGTCTTCTGTTAACCTGCTGGAGGGATTGAGTAGAACAGTGGTTTACATGACATACAGCCAGCTAACTACTCTG GTTGGCTTTATGCGGAATGTAATGTCAAGTGATCAACTTAAGGAAGATCGGATGGCTTTGGAAAACTTGCTGGCAAACTTACCCCAGAACAAaccagggaaaagcagcagccttgaAATGACTCCATATAATACCCCACAACTTTCTCCTGCAACTACTCcagctaacaaaaaaaatcgATTACCAATAG GACAGCAATTGGCAGCCATTACTGCCTGGGATACTTCTGCAACCAATCTTTCAGCTCATATAACTCTAGTAACCCCTTTTG caaCTCGCAGCAGAAGTAGATCAAATATTCTAATGGATCAGCACGGAGATCATGAAGGATCCTCCCAGGAGACTATCCCAGAAGTTCAGCCAGAAGAAGTGCTGGTGATTTCTTTGGGAACAGGTCCACAGATTACTCCAGGAATGATGTCAGAAAATGAG gTCTTAAATATGCAGCTTGCAGATGGTGGGCAAGGAGATGTCCCTGTTGATGAAAACAAACTCCATGGTAAACCTGATAAAACCTTGCgcttttccctctgcagtgaTAATCTGGAAGGAATATCTGAAG GTCCTTCAAATCGCTCCAACTCTGTGTCATCTTTGGATTTAGAAGGGGAGTCTGTGTCAGAGCTTGGCGCAGGCCCCTCTGGGAGCAATGGTGTTGAAGCTCTGCAACTGTTAGAGCACGAACAAG ccACAACTCAGGATAATCTTGATGACAAGCTCCGTAAATTTGAAATCCGTGATATGATGGGCTTGACTGATGACAGAGATATATCAGAAACTGTGAGTGAAACTTGGAGTACAGATGTCTTGGGAAGTGACTTTGATCCAAATATCGATGAAGATCGTTTGCAAGAAATAGCAG GTGCAGCTGCAGAGAACATGCTAGGCAGCTTGCTGTGTTTACCAGGTTCAGGATCCGTGTTGCTTGATCCCTGCACAGGTTCAACCATATCAGAAACCACAAGTGAGGCATGGAGTGTGGAAGTATTGCCAAGTGATTCAG AGGCCCCAGACTTAAAACAGGAGGAAAGACTACAAGAACTGGAAAGCTGTTCTGGGCTGGGTAGCACATCTGATGACACAGATGTAAGGGAGGTCAGTTCTCGACCCAGTACACCAGGCCTCAGCGTTGTATCAG GTATTAGTGCAACATCTGAAGATATTCCTAATAAGATTGAGGATCTGAGGTCCGAATGTAGCTCTGACTTTGGGGGAAAAGATTCTGTGACAAGTCCTGACATGGATGAAACGGCCCACG GAGCCAGTCACTTGACATCTCCTCCTTCTCAGACAGATTCGTTGCTTGCATTGTTTGACCCGCTGTCATCAAATGATG GTGTATTGGCTGTAGTAAGGCCTAAAGTACACTACGCCAGACCCTCTCATCCACCACCAGATCCACCAATCTTGGAAGGAGCTATGGGAGGTAATGAGGCCCGATTACCAAACTTTGGGTCTCACAGTTTAATTCCAACTGATTTAGAAGCATTCAAGCAGAGGCATTCTTATCCAGAGAGGCTAGTCCGCAGTAGGAGTTCAGATATAGTATCATCAGTTCGGAGACCTATGAGTGATCCTGGGTGGAACAGACGTCCTGGCAATGAGGAGAGGGAGCTTCCTATGCCGACCACCAACACTGGAGCAGCTGTTCTGGTGGCTGCATCTCAGTCATCATCCTCATCTCCCAGCAAAGACTCCTCTAGGGGAGAG ACTGCCATTCTACAGATTGAGGAACGGAAAGACAGTGATGATGAGAAGTCTGACAGAAACAAGCCCTGGTGGAGGAAACGTTTTGTGTCTGCCATGCCCAAAG CTCCTATTccatttagaaagaaagaaaaacaagaaaaggacaaagatGACATGGTGCCTGACAGGTACTCAGCACTTCAAG ATGATCCCAGCCCAAGGCTCAATGCACAGGCGCAAGCTGCAGAGGACATTCTGGACAAATACAGGAATGCAATTAAGCGAACCAGTCCTAGTGAAGGAGCCATAGTAAACTATGACAGTGCAG AGGCTATTGGGGATGGTGAGAGTATGCATGACTCTCCACGTGATGAGGCTTTACAAAACATGTCTGCAGACGATCTCCCAGACTCTGCAAGTCAAGTAGCACAGCCACAAAGTTCTGCTTTCTCCTATAG gGATGCGAAGAAGAAATTGAGATTGGCTCTTTGTTCAGCAGATTCTGTTGCCTTCCCGATGCTGACACATTCAACAAGGAATGGTCTACCAGACCACACAGACCCTGAAG ATAATGAAATTGTGTGCTTCTTAAAAGTTCAGCTAGCTGAAGCTATTAACCTCCAGGACAAGAACTTGAtggcccagctgcaggagacaATGCGATGTGTAAGCCGCTTTGATAACAGGACCTGTCGAAAGCTGCTGGCATCTATTGCAGAGGACTATAG GAAAAGAGCTCCGTATATCGCTTATTTAACTCGATGTCGCCAAGGCCTGCAAACGACACAAGCACACTTGGAAAGGCTGTTGCAGAGAGTTCTGCGAGATAAAGAAGTGGCAAACAGATACTTCACTACAGTATGCGTGAGGCTactgctggaaagcaaagaaaagaaaataagggaaTTTATTCAAG ATTTCCAGAAACTCACAGCGGCAGATGATAAAACAGCCCAAGTTGAGGATTTTCTTCAGTTCCTATATGGGGCTATGGCTCAGGATGCTATATGGCAGAATGCCAGTGAAGAACAACTTCAGGATGCACAATTAGCTATAGAACGCAGTGTGATGAATCGTATTTTCAAACTTGCGTTCTATCCTAATCAGGATGGAGATATTTTGCGTGACCA ggtCCTGCATGAACACATACAGAGGTTATCTAAAGTAGTGACTGCAAACCACAAAGCACTTCAGATACCGGAG
- the GAPVD1 gene encoding GTPase-activating protein and VPS9 domain-containing protein 1 isoform X3 encodes MRWSSSQSEYCVTHSLPKMVKLDIHTLAHHLKQERLYVNSEKQLIQRLNADVLKTAEKLYRTAWISKQQRINLDRLIITSAEASPAECCQHAKILEDTQFVDGYKQLGFQETAYGEFLNRLRENPRLIASCLVAGEKLNQDNTQSVIHTVFTSIYGNCIMQEDESYLLQVLRYLIEFELKESDNPRRLLRRGTCAFSILFKLFSEGLFSAKLFLTATLHEPIMQLLVEDEDHLETDPNKLIERFSPVQQEKLFGEKGTEKFKQRVQEMVDSNEAKLVTLVNKFIGYLKQNTYCFPHSLRWIVSQMYKTLSCVDRLEVGEVRAMCTDLLLACFICPAIVNPEQYGIISDAPINEVARFNLMQVGRLLQQLAMTGSEEGDPRMKSNLAKFDKSCVAAFLDVVIDGRAVETPPMSSVNLLEGLSRTVVYMTYSQLTTLVGFMRNVMSSDQLKEDRMALENLLANLPQNKPGKSSSLEMTPYNTPQLSPATTPANKKNRLPIATRSRSRSNILMDQHGDHEGSSQETIPEVQPEEVLVISLGTGPQITPGMMSENEVLNMQLADGGQGDVPVDENKLHGKPDKTLRFSLCSDNLEGISEGPSNRSNSVSSLDLEGESVSELGAGPSGSNGVEALQLLEHEQATTQDNLDDKLRKFEIRDMMGLTDDRDISETVSETWSTDVLGSDFDPNIDEDRLQEIAGAAAENMLGSLLCLPGSGSVLLDPCTGSTISETTSEAWSVEVLPSDSEAPDLKQEERLQELESCSGLGSTSDDTDVREVSSRPSTPGLSVVSGISATSEDIPNKIEDLRSECSSDFGGKDSVTSPDMDETAHGASHLTSPPSQTDSLLALFDPLSSNDGVLAVVRPKVHYARPSHPPPDPPILEGAMGGNEARLPNFGSHSLIPTDLEAFKQRHSYPERLVRSRSSDIVSSVRRPMSDPGWNRRPGNEERELPMPTTNTGAAVLVAASQSSSSSPSKDSSRGETAILQIEERKDSDDEKSDRNKPWWRKRFVSAMPKAPIPFRKKEKQEKDKDDMVPDRYSALQDDPSPRLNAQAQAAEDILDKYRNAIKRTSPSEGAIVNYDSAEAIGDGESMHDSPRDEALQNMSADDLPDSASQVAQPQSSAFSYRDAKKKLRLALCSADSVAFPMLTHSTRNGLPDHTDPEDNEIVCFLKVQLAEAINLQDKNLMAQLQETMRCVSRFDNRTCRKLLASIAEDYRKRAPYIAYLTRCRQGLQTTQAHLERLLQRVLRDKEVANRYFTTVCVRLLLESKEKKIREFIQDFQKLTAADDKTAQVEDFLQFLYGAMAQDAIWQNASEEQLQDAQLAIERSVMNRIFKLAFYPNQDGDILRDQVLHEHIQRLSKVVTANHKALQIPEVYLREAPWPSAQSEIRTISAYKTPRDKVQCILRMCSTIMNLLSLANEDSVPGADDFVPVLVFVLIKANPPCLLSTVQYISSFYANCLSGEESYWWMQFTAAVEFIKTIDDRK; translated from the exons ATGAGGTGGTCCTCTTCACAGAG tgAGTACTGTGTAACCCACTCGCTGCCCAAGATGGTGAAGCTAGATATACACACGCTGGCTCATCACCTCAAGCAGGAACGGCTGTATGTAAACTCAGAAAAGCAACTTATTCAAAGGCTCAATGCAGATGTATTGAAGACAGCTGAAAAGCTGTACCGCACGGCATGGATTTCCAAGCAGCAAAGGATTAACTTGGACAGACTTATCATAACAAG tgctGAAGCTTCTCCTGCTGAATGTTGCCAGCATGCTAAAATCTTGGAGGACACGCAGTTTGTGGACGGATATAAGCAGTTGGGATTTCAGGAGACTGCTTATGGAGAATTCCTAAACAGATTGAGAGAGAACCCTAGGCTTATTGCATCCTGTCTGGTTGCTGGAGAGAAGCTCAACCAGGACAACACTCAGAGCGTCATTCACACGGTCTTCACCTCCATTTATGGCAACTGCATCATGCAGGAGGATGAGAGCTACCTCCTCCAGGTCCTCCGGTACTTGATTGAATTTGAACTCAAGGAAAGTGACAACCCTAGGCGGCTGTTGAGACGAGGCACCTGTGCGTTCAGCATCTTATTCAAACTCTTCTCTGAAGGActcttttctgcaaaactttttCTTACTGCAACTTTACATGAGCCAATCATGCAGCTTCTGGTCGAAGATGAAGACCACTTGGAAACTGATCCAAACAAATTAATTGAGAGATTCTCCCCAGTACAACAGGAAAAGTTGTTTGgagaaaaaggcacagaaaagtTCAAGCAAAGAGTCCAAGAGATGGTTGACTCTAATGAGGCCAAGCTGGTGACCTTGGTGAACAAATTCATTGGCTATCTCAAACAAAACACGTACTGTTTTCCTCACAGCTTGAGATGGATTGTGTCACAAATGTACAAAACGCTGTCGTGTGTAGACAGGCTGGAGGTTGGGGAGGTCAGAGCAATGTGCACAGATCTTCTTCTAGCGTGTTTCATCTGTCCTGCAATTGTTAACCCAGAACAGTATGGGATAATTTCTGATGCTCCTATAAATGAGGTGGCAAGATTTAATCTGATGCAG gttGGGAGACTTCTGCAGCAATTGGCAATGACAGGTTCTGAAGAGGGAGATCCACGCATGAAGAGCAACCTTGCTAAATTTGACAAG agctgtgttgCTGCTTTCCTGGACGTAGTTATTGATGGGCGTGCAGTTGAAACTCCTCCAATGTCTTCTGTTAACCTGCTGGAGGGATTGAGTAGAACAGTGGTTTACATGACATACAGCCAGCTAACTACTCTG GTTGGCTTTATGCGGAATGTAATGTCAAGTGATCAACTTAAGGAAGATCGGATGGCTTTGGAAAACTTGCTGGCAAACTTACCCCAGAACAAaccagggaaaagcagcagccttgaAATGACTCCATATAATACCCCACAACTTTCTCCTGCAACTACTCcagctaacaaaaaaaatcgATTACCAATAG caaCTCGCAGCAGAAGTAGATCAAATATTCTAATGGATCAGCACGGAGATCATGAAGGATCCTCCCAGGAGACTATCCCAGAAGTTCAGCCAGAAGAAGTGCTGGTGATTTCTTTGGGAACAGGTCCACAGATTACTCCAGGAATGATGTCAGAAAATGAG gTCTTAAATATGCAGCTTGCAGATGGTGGGCAAGGAGATGTCCCTGTTGATGAAAACAAACTCCATGGTAAACCTGATAAAACCTTGCgcttttccctctgcagtgaTAATCTGGAAGGAATATCTGAAG GTCCTTCAAATCGCTCCAACTCTGTGTCATCTTTGGATTTAGAAGGGGAGTCTGTGTCAGAGCTTGGCGCAGGCCCCTCTGGGAGCAATGGTGTTGAAGCTCTGCAACTGTTAGAGCACGAACAAG ccACAACTCAGGATAATCTTGATGACAAGCTCCGTAAATTTGAAATCCGTGATATGATGGGCTTGACTGATGACAGAGATATATCAGAAACTGTGAGTGAAACTTGGAGTACAGATGTCTTGGGAAGTGACTTTGATCCAAATATCGATGAAGATCGTTTGCAAGAAATAGCAG GTGCAGCTGCAGAGAACATGCTAGGCAGCTTGCTGTGTTTACCAGGTTCAGGATCCGTGTTGCTTGATCCCTGCACAGGTTCAACCATATCAGAAACCACAAGTGAGGCATGGAGTGTGGAAGTATTGCCAAGTGATTCAG AGGCCCCAGACTTAAAACAGGAGGAAAGACTACAAGAACTGGAAAGCTGTTCTGGGCTGGGTAGCACATCTGATGACACAGATGTAAGGGAGGTCAGTTCTCGACCCAGTACACCAGGCCTCAGCGTTGTATCAG GTATTAGTGCAACATCTGAAGATATTCCTAATAAGATTGAGGATCTGAGGTCCGAATGTAGCTCTGACTTTGGGGGAAAAGATTCTGTGACAAGTCCTGACATGGATGAAACGGCCCACG GAGCCAGTCACTTGACATCTCCTCCTTCTCAGACAGATTCGTTGCTTGCATTGTTTGACCCGCTGTCATCAAATGATG GTGTATTGGCTGTAGTAAGGCCTAAAGTACACTACGCCAGACCCTCTCATCCACCACCAGATCCACCAATCTTGGAAGGAGCTATGGGAGGTAATGAGGCCCGATTACCAAACTTTGGGTCTCACAGTTTAATTCCAACTGATTTAGAAGCATTCAAGCAGAGGCATTCTTATCCAGAGAGGCTAGTCCGCAGTAGGAGTTCAGATATAGTATCATCAGTTCGGAGACCTATGAGTGATCCTGGGTGGAACAGACGTCCTGGCAATGAGGAGAGGGAGCTTCCTATGCCGACCACCAACACTGGAGCAGCTGTTCTGGTGGCTGCATCTCAGTCATCATCCTCATCTCCCAGCAAAGACTCCTCTAGGGGAGAG ACTGCCATTCTACAGATTGAGGAACGGAAAGACAGTGATGATGAGAAGTCTGACAGAAACAAGCCCTGGTGGAGGAAACGTTTTGTGTCTGCCATGCCCAAAG CTCCTATTccatttagaaagaaagaaaaacaagaaaaggacaaagatGACATGGTGCCTGACAGGTACTCAGCACTTCAAG ATGATCCCAGCCCAAGGCTCAATGCACAGGCGCAAGCTGCAGAGGACATTCTGGACAAATACAGGAATGCAATTAAGCGAACCAGTCCTAGTGAAGGAGCCATAGTAAACTATGACAGTGCAG AGGCTATTGGGGATGGTGAGAGTATGCATGACTCTCCACGTGATGAGGCTTTACAAAACATGTCTGCAGACGATCTCCCAGACTCTGCAAGTCAAGTAGCACAGCCACAAAGTTCTGCTTTCTCCTATAG gGATGCGAAGAAGAAATTGAGATTGGCTCTTTGTTCAGCAGATTCTGTTGCCTTCCCGATGCTGACACATTCAACAAGGAATGGTCTACCAGACCACACAGACCCTGAAG ATAATGAAATTGTGTGCTTCTTAAAAGTTCAGCTAGCTGAAGCTATTAACCTCCAGGACAAGAACTTGAtggcccagctgcaggagacaATGCGATGTGTAAGCCGCTTTGATAACAGGACCTGTCGAAAGCTGCTGGCATCTATTGCAGAGGACTATAG GAAAAGAGCTCCGTATATCGCTTATTTAACTCGATGTCGCCAAGGCCTGCAAACGACACAAGCACACTTGGAAAGGCTGTTGCAGAGAGTTCTGCGAGATAAAGAAGTGGCAAACAGATACTTCACTACAGTATGCGTGAGGCTactgctggaaagcaaagaaaagaaaataagggaaTTTATTCAAG ATTTCCAGAAACTCACAGCGGCAGATGATAAAACAGCCCAAGTTGAGGATTTTCTTCAGTTCCTATATGGGGCTATGGCTCAGGATGCTATATGGCAGAATGCCAGTGAAGAACAACTTCAGGATGCACAATTAGCTATAGAACGCAGTGTGATGAATCGTATTTTCAAACTTGCGTTCTATCCTAATCAGGATGGAGATATTTTGCGTGACCA ggtCCTGCATGAACACATACAGAGGTTATCTAAAGTAGTGACTGCAAACCACAAAGCACTTCAGATACCGGAG